The following coding sequences lie in one Xanthomonas hyacinthi genomic window:
- a CDS encoding ABC transporter permease yields the protein MIRSIWAYRYFILSSIKNDLRLRFVRSKLGALWMIIHPLMQVVIFATILSEVLSAKLPGVSNKYGYALYLMAGTLFWSMFAETIGRCVSLFVENGNLMKKQAFPRICLPLVAGGTVFVNNLLLFVAILLVFAALGHSPGPLVAWLPLLMLLTLGFAMSVGLLLGVFNVFVRDIGQVVPVVLQALFWLTPVVYSINILPEQVQNLFKLNPLFHLVTAYQGVLLYDRPPVWTDLWPLIAATLVLGAASLVVFRRASAEMVDAL from the coding sequence ATGATCAGATCCATATGGGCTTATCGATATTTCATTCTTTCATCGATCAAGAATGATCTACGGTTGCGTTTTGTCCGAAGCAAGTTGGGGGCCCTGTGGATGATCATTCATCCGCTCATGCAGGTGGTGATCTTCGCCACGATTCTGTCGGAAGTGTTGTCGGCGAAGCTTCCCGGTGTCAGTAACAAATACGGTTACGCTCTCTACCTCATGGCGGGGACGCTGTTCTGGAGCATGTTTGCCGAGACCATCGGAAGATGCGTCTCGCTGTTCGTGGAGAACGGCAACCTCATGAAGAAGCAGGCATTCCCGCGCATCTGTCTGCCCCTCGTGGCCGGTGGCACTGTATTTGTGAACAATTTGCTATTGTTCGTCGCCATCCTTCTCGTGTTCGCGGCGCTGGGGCACTCCCCGGGGCCTCTGGTCGCATGGTTGCCGCTGCTGATGCTGCTCACGTTGGGATTTGCGATGTCGGTGGGCTTGCTGCTGGGCGTCTTCAACGTTTTTGTGCGCGATATCGGGCAGGTCGTGCCGGTCGTGCTCCAGGCTTTGTTCTGGCTGACGCCGGTCGTCTACAGCATCAACATCCTTCCCGAACAGGTGCAGAATCTGTTCAAGCTCAATCCCCTGTTTCACCTCGTGACCGCTTACCAGGGAGTGCTCCTGTACGACCGTCCCCCCGTCTGGACGGACTTGTGGCCCCTGATCGCGGCCACGTTGGTGCTCGGTGCCGCTTCGCTCGTCGTCTTCCGTCGTGCAAGTGCGGAAATGGTGGACGCGCTGTGA
- a CDS encoding glycosyltransferase family 4 protein, with translation MTASQRPSGILTSLRTGLFGLRLQAWIRRQPRLKQVYRFFPQAVRDRVTAALSARATMHTRFQRTAAWEQTPTSATSWRRRNWEPSAARVPGVNIIGYIRGEFGLAESARMYARALINAGIPVALHDLDLGLPHSWQDHSMDEFIDERLPHRVSIVFVNPDYLDAAFDRVGRARMEGHYVIACWFWELEVVPASWLKAIDMVDEIMVASQFLEDAFRQVTGKPIMRVPPPLSEWRDSGLQRSDFGLESHRFVFLCTFDFHSFMARKNPHAVVRSFKAAFPSDRGDVCLLVKSSNGHMYPDGMRDLLASAAGDPRILVRDEVIDRAHVHALQRCCDAYVSLHRAEGFGLGLAECMALGKPVIATAWSGNMEFMTAGNSCLVDYELVPVDGQYPDSSRARWAEASTASAAEAMRWLADNPARARALGEVASTEVRDQLSPDRAAQRLLARLVELEPVPD, from the coding sequence ATGACGGCTTCCCAACGACCTTCGGGCATTTTGACCTCGCTGCGGACTGGATTGTTTGGTCTGCGCCTGCAAGCGTGGATTCGCCGACAGCCTCGCCTGAAACAGGTGTATCGGTTTTTCCCGCAGGCAGTTCGCGATCGTGTGACTGCCGCGCTTTCCGCGCGAGCAACCATGCACACGCGTTTCCAGCGGACAGCCGCCTGGGAGCAGACGCCCACCAGCGCGACTTCCTGGCGGAGACGTAACTGGGAACCCTCTGCCGCGCGAGTGCCGGGTGTCAACATCATTGGTTATATCCGAGGGGAATTCGGGCTGGCCGAGAGCGCCAGGATGTATGCGCGTGCCCTGATTAACGCAGGCATCCCGGTGGCGCTGCACGATCTTGATCTGGGGCTGCCGCATTCGTGGCAGGACCACAGCATGGACGAGTTCATCGACGAGCGCCTGCCTCATCGCGTCAGCATCGTTTTCGTCAATCCGGATTATCTCGACGCTGCCTTCGACCGGGTCGGGCGCGCGCGCATGGAGGGCCACTACGTGATCGCGTGCTGGTTCTGGGAGCTGGAAGTGGTTCCAGCCAGCTGGCTCAAGGCGATCGACATGGTGGACGAGATCATGGTCGCTTCGCAGTTCCTGGAGGATGCTTTTCGCCAGGTTACCGGCAAGCCCATCATGCGGGTGCCGCCACCTCTGTCGGAGTGGCGGGATAGTGGCCTGCAGCGCTCGGATTTCGGATTGGAATCTCACAGGTTCGTATTTCTGTGCACGTTCGATTTCCACTCGTTCATGGCACGGAAAAACCCCCATGCGGTGGTGCGCTCCTTCAAGGCGGCCTTTCCTTCCGATCGTGGCGACGTATGCCTGCTGGTGAAGTCGAGCAATGGCCACATGTATCCGGATGGGATGCGGGACCTGCTCGCCTCGGCGGCTGGCGATCCTCGTATTCTGGTGCGTGATGAGGTGATCGACCGGGCGCATGTGCACGCCTTGCAGCGCTGCTGCGATGCTTATGTCTCGCTGCATCGTGCCGAGGGTTTTGGGTTGGGTCTGGCAGAATGCATGGCGCTGGGCAAGCCGGTGATCGCCACCGCCTGGTCGGGCAACATGGAATTCATGACGGCTGGGAATTCCTGCCTCGTCGACTACGAACTGGTGCCGGTGGACGGACAATACCCGGATTCGAGCCGAGCGCGTTGGGCCGAGGCCAGCACAGCCAGCGCAGCGGAGGCGATGCGTTGGCTCGCTGACAATCCGGCGCGTGCTCGCGCGCTCGGCGAGGTAGCGAGTACGGAGGTTCGCGATCAGCTCTCGCCCGACCGGGCGGCGCAGCGCCTGTTGGCAAGATTGGTTGAGCTGGAGCCGGTGCCGGATTGA
- a CDS encoding cystathionine gamma-synthase, giving the protein MTDNASTPNGDGPALSLATLAIHGGQHPDPSTGAVMPPIYATSTYAQSSPGEHQGFEYSRTHNPTRFAYERCVAALEGGTRGFAFASGMAATSTVMELLDSGSHVVAMDDLYGGSYRLFERVRRRTAALEFSFVDLTDPAAFAAAIGPKTRMVWIETPTNPMLKIVDIAAIAAIARKHGLLVVVDNTFASPMLQRPLELGADIVVHSATKYLNGHSDMVGGIAVVGANAELAEQLAFLQNSVGGVQGPFDSFLALRGLKTLPLRMRAHCANALQLAQWLDTHPAIDKVIYPGLASHPQHALAQRQMSGFGGIVSIVLKGGFDAARRFCERTELFTLAESLGGVESLVNHPAVMTHASVPVQRRAQLGISDALVRLSVGVEDVGDLQVDLQRAFKTKPVT; this is encoded by the coding sequence ATGACGGACAACGCCTCCACCCCCAATGGCGACGGCCCTGCGCTGTCGCTGGCGACCCTGGCGATCCATGGCGGCCAGCATCCGGACCCGTCCACGGGCGCGGTGATGCCGCCGATCTATGCGACCTCCACCTACGCCCAGTCCAGCCCCGGCGAACACCAGGGCTTCGAGTACTCGCGCACCCACAACCCGACCCGCTTCGCCTACGAGCGCTGCGTCGCCGCGCTGGAAGGCGGCACCCGCGGCTTCGCGTTCGCCTCCGGCATGGCCGCGACCTCCACGGTGATGGAACTGCTGGACAGCGGCAGCCACGTGGTGGCGATGGACGACCTGTACGGTGGCAGCTACCGCCTGTTCGAGCGCGTGCGCCGGCGCACCGCCGCCCTGGAGTTCAGCTTCGTCGACCTGACCGATCCGGCCGCGTTCGCAGCGGCGATCGGGCCGAAGACCAGGATGGTGTGGATCGAGACCCCCACCAACCCGATGCTGAAGATCGTCGACATTGCCGCGATCGCGGCGATCGCGCGCAAGCACGGCCTGTTGGTGGTGGTGGACAACACCTTCGCTTCGCCGATGCTGCAGCGCCCGCTGGAACTGGGCGCGGACATCGTCGTGCATTCGGCCACCAAGTACCTCAACGGCCACTCGGACATGGTCGGCGGCATCGCCGTGGTCGGCGCCAATGCCGAACTGGCCGAGCAGCTGGCGTTCCTGCAGAACTCGGTGGGCGGCGTGCAGGGGCCGTTCGACAGCTTCCTGGCGCTGCGCGGGCTCAAGACCCTGCCGCTGCGCATGCGCGCGCACTGCGCCAATGCGCTGCAGCTGGCGCAATGGCTGGACACCCATCCGGCGATCGACAAGGTGATCTACCCCGGCCTGGCCTCGCATCCGCAGCATGCTTTGGCGCAGCGGCAGATGTCCGGCTTCGGCGGCATCGTCTCGATCGTGCTCAAGGGCGGCTTCGACGCGGCCAGGCGCTTCTGCGAACGCACCGAACTGTTCACCCTGGCCGAATCGCTGGGCGGCGTGGAAAGCCTGGTCAACCATCCTGCGGTCATGACCCATGCCTCGGTCCCGGTCCAGCGGCGCGCCCAGCTCGGCATCAGCGATGCGCTGGTGCGGTTGAGCGTTGGGGTGGAGGATGTGGGGGATTTGCAGGTGGATTTGCAGCGGGCGTTCAAGACGAAGCCGGTGACATGA
- a CDS encoding pyridoxal-phosphate dependent enzyme produces MAIHSSVLDLIGDTPIVKASKLDTGVCELYLKLESANPGGSIKDRIGLSMIEAAERRGELAPGAVLVEGTAGNTGIGLALVAQQKGYKLILVVPDKMSREKIFNLKAMGADVVLTRSDVAKGHPEYYQDLAARLAAETPGAYFVNQFGNPDNPAAHEFGTGPEILRQMDGKLDAIVFGCGSSGTMTGLSRAFATASPHTELVLADPVGSILTEYIEHGTVSEKSGSWLVEGIGEDFLPAISDFSRVKTAYSISDAESFHTARELLAKEGILGGSSTGTLLAAALKYCRAQTEPKRVLVFVCDTGNKYLSKMYNDYWMLDNGFLERPQHGDLRDLILRPYSQRDTVVVGPNDLLTTAYQRMKLYDVSQLPVMDGDQLAGIVDESDVLLHVYGDEARFRDPVSTAMVSKLDRLDVKSPIEALLPVFDRGQVAIVMNEGAFLGLITRIDLLNYLRRRVQ; encoded by the coding sequence ATGGCCATTCACTCTTCCGTACTCGACCTGATCGGCGACACTCCCATCGTCAAGGCCAGCAAGCTCGACACCGGCGTGTGCGAGCTGTACCTGAAGCTGGAAAGCGCCAATCCCGGCGGCTCGATCAAGGACCGCATCGGCCTGTCGATGATCGAGGCGGCCGAGCGCCGCGGCGAACTGGCGCCCGGCGCGGTGCTGGTCGAAGGCACCGCCGGCAACACCGGCATCGGCCTGGCCCTGGTCGCCCAGCAGAAGGGCTACAAGTTGATCCTGGTGGTGCCGGACAAGATGAGCCGGGAGAAGATCTTCAACCTCAAGGCGATGGGCGCCGACGTGGTGCTGACCCGCTCGGACGTGGCCAAGGGCCATCCCGAGTACTACCAGGACCTGGCCGCGCGCCTCGCCGCCGAGACGCCCGGGGCCTACTTCGTCAACCAGTTCGGCAACCCCGACAACCCGGCCGCGCACGAGTTCGGCACCGGCCCGGAGATCCTGCGGCAGATGGACGGCAAGCTGGACGCGATCGTGTTCGGCTGCGGCAGCTCCGGCACCATGACCGGCCTGTCGCGCGCGTTCGCCACCGCCTCGCCGCACACCGAACTGGTGCTGGCCGACCCGGTTGGCTCGATCCTGACCGAGTACATCGAGCACGGCACGGTCAGCGAGAAGTCCGGCAGCTGGCTGGTGGAGGGCATCGGCGAGGACTTCCTGCCCGCCATCTCCGATTTCTCGCGGGTCAAGACCGCCTATTCGATCAGCGACGCGGAAAGCTTCCACACCGCGCGCGAACTGCTGGCCAAGGAGGGCATCCTCGGCGGTTCCTCGACCGGTACCCTGCTGGCCGCCGCGCTCAAGTACTGTCGCGCGCAGACCGAGCCCAAGCGGGTGCTGGTGTTCGTCTGCGATACCGGCAACAAGTACCTGTCGAAGATGTACAACGACTACTGGATGCTGGACAACGGTTTCCTGGAACGCCCGCAGCACGGCGATCTGCGCGACCTGATCCTGCGTCCGTACAGCCAGCGCGATACCGTGGTGGTCGGCCCCAACGATCTGCTCACCACCGCCTACCAGCGCATGAAGCTGTACGACGTGTCGCAGCTGCCGGTGATGGATGGCGACCAACTGGCCGGCATCGTCGACGAAAGCGACGTCTTATTGCACGTGTATGGCGACGAGGCGCGGTTCCGCGACCCGGTTTCCACGGCCATGGTCAGCAAGCTCGACCGGCTCGACGTCAAATCGCCGATCGAGGCGCTGCTGCCGGTGTTCGACCGCGGCCAGGTCGCCATCGTCATGAACGAGGGCGCCTTCCTCGGCCTGATCACCCGCATCGACCTGCTCAACTACCTGCGCCGCCGCGTGCAGTGA
- a CDS encoding YdcH family protein translates to MFEGQPQTEIDALIKSDPEFKQLYQRHKTLDKKCMDAELGVLPIDDLTLSQMKREKLAAKEKLLRLYGEQQKPH, encoded by the coding sequence ATGTTCGAAGGGCAACCGCAGACCGAAATCGACGCGTTGATCAAGTCCGATCCCGAGTTCAAGCAGCTCTACCAACGCCACAAGACCCTGGACAAGAAGTGTATGGACGCCGAACTCGGCGTGCTGCCGATCGACGATCTCACCCTGTCGCAGATGAAGCGGGAAAAGCTCGCGGCCAAGGAAAAGCTGTTGCGGCTCTACGGCGAGCAGCAAAAGCCCCACTGA
- a CDS encoding OmpA family protein: MSRRLGMAGGLAALLLLAAPLAAFAAEDPELAVLNQRLVALQADPLSADVAAYERLQAQQAVAAFAAAKRKEQDDARYLAERRVEIAETAARAALARRQVDQLERTRSDLLVEASRREAARARQEAERLRVQAQIQAEEAESLRQAAEAEQLARQDAEQALTNVAGQQTAKLSAAQQKSAKLAREEAELVAGAKLPASRFEPRGEVFTVAGGAFAAGKAALSADGAGQAKALAQYLQIGAKGRVRIEAYDADAGMAQKRADALRDALVAGGVAASRLQAVGKKAPATKARAAEVVIAP, from the coding sequence ATGAGCCGCCGCCTGGGCATGGCCGGCGGCCTGGCCGCGCTGCTGTTGCTGGCCGCGCCGCTGGCCGCGTTCGCCGCCGAGGATCCGGAGCTGGCGGTGCTGAACCAGCGCCTGGTCGCGCTGCAGGCCGATCCGCTGAGCGCCGACGTGGCCGCCTACGAGCGGCTGCAGGCGCAGCAGGCGGTCGCCGCGTTCGCCGCGGCCAAGCGCAAGGAACAGGACGATGCGCGCTATCTCGCCGAGCGCCGCGTCGAGATCGCCGAGACCGCCGCGCGCGCCGCACTGGCGCGGCGCCAGGTCGATCAACTGGAGCGCACCCGCAGCGACCTGCTGGTCGAAGCCAGCCGCCGCGAGGCCGCACGCGCGCGCCAGGAAGCCGAGCGGCTGCGGGTGCAGGCGCAGATCCAGGCCGAGGAGGCCGAGAGCCTGCGCCAGGCCGCCGAGGCCGAGCAGCTGGCGCGGCAGGATGCCGAGCAGGCGCTGACCAACGTGGCCGGGCAGCAGACCGCCAAGCTCAGCGCCGCGCAGCAGAAGTCGGCCAAGCTGGCCCGCGAGGAGGCCGAGCTGGTCGCCGGGGCCAAGCTGCCGGCGTCGCGCTTCGAACCGCGCGGGGAGGTCTTCACCGTCGCCGGCGGCGCCTTCGCCGCGGGCAAGGCGGCGCTGTCGGCCGATGGCGCCGGCCAGGCCAAGGCGCTGGCGCAGTATCTGCAGATCGGCGCCAAGGGCCGGGTGCGGATCGAGGCCTACGACGCCGATGCCGGCATGGCGCAGAAGCGCGCCGACGCGCTGCGCGATGCGCTGGTCGCTGGCGGCGTCGCGGCGAGCCGGTTGCAGGCGGTCGGCAAGAAGGCGCCGGCGACCAAGGCGCGTGCCGCTGAGGTGGTGATCGCGCCCTGA
- a CDS encoding DUF4398 domain-containing protein: MKTSFAQIRCPQYVMACALALFAAPAAFAQVAPPELQTAQQAVQRAIQADADQYAPDLIANARQGLEQAQQAALDRRQRKTAPQLALRVAADADLARARSEEAVANAQLQQRKAEVAELQRSLNTGEGRP; this comes from the coding sequence ATGAAAACTAGCTTCGCACAAATCCGTTGCCCGCAGTACGTGATGGCGTGCGCATTGGCGCTGTTTGCCGCGCCCGCGGCCTTTGCCCAGGTCGCCCCACCGGAACTGCAGACCGCGCAGCAGGCGGTGCAGCGCGCGATCCAGGCCGACGCCGACCAGTACGCCCCTGACCTGATCGCCAACGCCCGCCAGGGCCTGGAGCAGGCGCAGCAGGCGGCGCTGGACCGCCGCCAACGCAAGACCGCGCCGCAGCTGGCGCTGCGCGTGGCGGCCGATGCCGACCTGGCGCGGGCGCGCAGCGAGGAGGCGGTGGCCAACGCGCAACTGCAGCAGCGCAAGGCCGAGGTGGCCGAGCTGCAGCGCAGCTTGAACACCGGGGAGGGCCGTCCATGA
- a CDS encoding PilT/PilU family type 4a pilus ATPase translates to MDIGYFLKLMTEKNASDMFLTTGAPVYIKIEGKLYPLGATGLPPGMVKKIAYSLMDEGQVPQFERELELNMAIALQDAGRFRVNVFKQRGEVGMVIRAIRSKIPSIEELHLPQVLKDVIMTPRGLVLVVGSTGSGKSTSLASMIDHRNSTTTGHILTIEDPIEYLHKHKMSIVNQREVGLDTHAFHNALKNAMREAPDVILIGEILDAETMEAAIAFAETGHLCLATLHSNNADQTIERILNFFPESAHKNVLMNLALNLRAVVSQRLVKDKNERRRPATEVLLNTPMIRDLLRRGQVHEIKQAMEESLEEGMETFDQCLFRMVKQGQIEQEEALRAADSRDGLALKFRLSEGSSGEHDPYADYDAGGSGASSPRITHGFV, encoded by the coding sequence ATGGATATCGGCTACTTCCTGAAGCTGATGACCGAAAAGAACGCCTCGGACATGTTCCTGACCACGGGAGCACCGGTCTATATCAAGATCGAAGGCAAGCTGTACCCGCTCGGCGCCACCGGCCTGCCGCCGGGCATGGTCAAGAAGATCGCCTATTCGCTGATGGACGAAGGCCAGGTGCCGCAGTTCGAGCGCGAGCTGGAGCTGAACATGGCCATCGCGCTGCAGGACGCCGGCCGCTTCCGGGTCAACGTGTTCAAGCAGCGCGGCGAGGTCGGCATGGTGATCCGCGCGATCCGCAGCAAGATCCCCAGCATCGAGGAGCTGCACCTGCCGCAGGTGCTGAAGGACGTGATCATGACCCCGCGCGGGCTGGTGCTGGTGGTCGGCTCCACCGGTTCGGGCAAGTCCACCTCGCTGGCGTCGATGATCGACCACCGCAACAGCACCACCACCGGGCACATCCTCACCATCGAGGACCCGATCGAATACCTGCACAAGCACAAGATGTCGATCGTCAACCAGCGCGAGGTCGGCCTGGACACCCACGCCTTCCACAACGCGCTGAAGAACGCGATGCGCGAGGCGCCGGACGTGATCCTGATCGGCGAGATCCTGGACGCGGAGACGATGGAGGCGGCGATCGCCTTCGCCGAGACCGGCCACCTGTGCCTGGCCACGCTGCACTCCAACAACGCCGACCAGACCATCGAGCGCATCCTCAACTTCTTCCCGGAAAGCGCGCACAAGAACGTGCTGATGAACCTGGCGCTGAACCTGCGCGCGGTGGTCTCGCAGCGCCTGGTCAAGGACAAGAACGAGCGCCGTCGCCCGGCCACCGAGGTGCTGCTGAACACGCCGATGATCCGCGACCTGCTGCGCCGCGGCCAGGTGCACGAGATCAAGCAGGCGATGGAGGAATCGCTGGAGGAAGGCATGGAAACCTTCGACCAGTGCCTGTTCCGGATGGTCAAGCAGGGCCAGATCGAGCAGGAGGAAGCGCTGCGCGCGGCCGACTCGCGCGACGGCCTGGCGCTGAAGTTCCGCCTGTCCGAAGGCTCCAGCGGCGAACACGACCCTTATGCCGACTACGACGCCGGCGGCAGCGGCGCCAGCTCGCCGCGGATCACCCACGGCTTCGTTTGA
- the maiA gene encoding maleylacetoacetate isomerase, which produces MQEALQLYTYWRSSAAYRVRIGLNLKGLAYQALPVHLLRDGGQQHSPEYARLNPQELVPTLCHDGQPIRQSLAILEYLDERWPEPPLLPDAAIDRARVRGLAQLIACDVHPLNNLRVTQFFEHVWSVPQSEREEWMLHWIVLGFDALEQLLAESPDTGSYCHGEQPGMADCCLVPQVFNARRFGVDMQAYPTLARIERACLALPVFDAARPEQQPDAQG; this is translated from the coding sequence GTGCAAGAGGCGTTGCAGCTGTACACCTACTGGCGTTCCAGTGCCGCCTATCGCGTGCGCATCGGCCTCAATTTGAAGGGGCTGGCCTACCAGGCGCTGCCGGTGCACCTGCTGCGCGACGGCGGCCAGCAGCATTCGCCGGAATACGCGCGGCTCAATCCGCAGGAGCTGGTGCCGACCCTGTGCCACGACGGCCAGCCGATCCGCCAGTCGCTGGCGATCCTGGAATACCTGGACGAGCGCTGGCCGGAGCCGCCGCTGCTGCCCGACGCGGCGATCGACCGCGCCCGCGTGCGCGGACTCGCGCAGCTGATCGCCTGCGACGTGCATCCGCTCAACAACCTGCGCGTGACCCAATTCTTCGAGCACGTGTGGAGCGTGCCGCAGTCCGAGCGCGAGGAATGGATGCTGCACTGGATCGTGCTGGGATTCGATGCGCTGGAGCAGTTGCTCGCCGAATCGCCTGATACCGGCAGCTACTGCCACGGCGAGCAGCCGGGCATGGCCGATTGCTGCCTGGTGCCGCAGGTGTTCAACGCGCGCCGCTTCGGCGTGGACATGCAGGCGTATCCGACCCTGGCGCGGATCGAGCGGGCCTGCCTGGCGCTGCCTGTGTTCGACGCGGCGCGCCCGGAGCAGCAGCCGGACGCGCAGGGCTGA
- a CDS encoding fumarylacetoacetate hydrolase family protein: MKLGSLKEGGRDGTLIVVSRDLTRAVRATGIAATLQRALEDWSNLAPRLNALSESLNDGSADGQFDLDIAALAAPLPRAYEFLDGSAYLPHVERVRRARGAEVPESFYTDPLMYQAVSAGFYGPRDAVKVVSEDYGIDLEAEIVVVTDDVPMAVSAAQAAAHIQLVGLVNDVSLRNLIPAELAKGFGFVQSKPRSALSPVFVTPDELGDAWRDNKLHLPLRTHINGAWFGAPEAGEDMQFDFAQLVAHAARTRPLAAGAVIGSGTIANQDTTRGASCFAELRVVETLRDGQPSTPFMKFGDVVQIEMLDRDGMSIFGAIEQRIEPASRP; encoded by the coding sequence ATGAAGCTAGGTTCCCTGAAGGAAGGCGGCCGCGACGGCACCCTGATCGTCGTCTCCCGCGATCTGACCCGCGCGGTGCGCGCCACCGGCATCGCCGCGACCCTGCAGCGCGCGCTGGAGGACTGGAGCAATCTGGCGCCGCGCCTGAACGCGCTGTCCGAGTCGCTCAACGACGGCAGCGCCGACGGCCAGTTCGACCTGGACATCGCCGCGCTGGCGGCGCCGTTGCCGCGCGCCTACGAATTCCTCGACGGCAGCGCCTACCTGCCGCACGTGGAGCGGGTGCGCCGCGCGCGCGGCGCCGAAGTGCCGGAGAGCTTCTACACCGATCCGCTGATGTACCAGGCGGTCAGCGCCGGCTTCTACGGCCCGCGCGATGCGGTCAAGGTGGTCAGCGAGGACTACGGCATCGACCTGGAAGCGGAGATCGTGGTGGTCACCGACGACGTGCCGATGGCGGTAAGCGCCGCGCAGGCCGCCGCGCACATCCAGCTGGTCGGGCTGGTCAACGACGTGTCGCTGCGCAACCTGATCCCGGCCGAACTGGCCAAGGGCTTCGGCTTCGTGCAGTCCAAGCCGCGCTCGGCGCTGTCGCCGGTGTTCGTCACCCCCGACGAACTGGGCGACGCCTGGCGCGACAACAAGCTGCACCTGCCGCTGCGGACCCACATCAACGGTGCCTGGTTCGGCGCGCCGGAAGCCGGCGAGGACATGCAGTTCGACTTCGCCCAACTGGTCGCGCACGCGGCCAGGACGCGGCCGCTGGCGGCCGGCGCGGTGATCGGTTCGGGCACCATCGCCAACCAGGACACCACGCGCGGCGCGTCGTGCTTCGCCGAACTGCGCGTGGTGGAGACGCTGCGCGACGGTCAGCCGAGCACGCCGTTCATGAAGTTCGGCGACGTGGTGCAGATCGAGATGCTGGACCGTGACGGAATGAGCATCTTCGGCGCGATCGAGCAGCGCATCGAGCCGGCCTCCCGGCCCTGA
- a CDS encoding DEAD/DEAH box helicase: MSFESLGLAPFLLRALAEQGYETPTPIQLQAIPLALQGHDLMAGAQTGTGKTAAFGLPLLQHLGTSPQPVGNGARKPRALILTPTRELATQVHDSLRGYSKYLRIPSTTIYGGVGMGNQLDALRRGVDLLIACPGRLLDHLERRSVDLSGIEILVLDEADRMLDMGFLPSIKRILAKLPKQNRQTLLFSATFEEGIKQLAREFMHNPQEIQATPSNTVADTITHRVHPVDGARKRELLLHLLAADSRMQTLVFARTKHGADKLTMFLDKSGLKTAAIHGNKSQGQRLRALSDFKAGRITVLVATDIAARGIDIDQLPKVINYDLPMVAEDYVHRIGRTGRNGSQGEAVSLVAQDEAKLLRAIARMLKRDMDIRDVPGFEPSTPIRWGNNNPADERPGGQRPPRKSTHARRPHGDAPSHAHAGPKKPGGSQPNGGRRQGQERRQGNGGNRQPSAAR, translated from the coding sequence ATGTCATTCGAATCCTTGGGCCTGGCGCCCTTCCTGCTGCGCGCGTTGGCCGAGCAGGGCTATGAAACCCCCACCCCGATCCAGTTGCAGGCGATCCCGCTGGCGCTGCAGGGCCACGACCTGATGGCCGGCGCGCAGACCGGCACCGGCAAGACCGCCGCGTTCGGCCTGCCGCTGCTGCAGCACCTGGGCACCTCGCCGCAGCCGGTCGGCAATGGCGCGCGCAAGCCGCGCGCGCTGATCCTGACCCCGACCCGCGAACTGGCCACCCAGGTGCACGACAGCCTGCGCGGCTACAGCAAGTACCTGCGCATCCCCAGCACCACCATCTACGGCGGCGTCGGCATGGGCAACCAGCTCGACGCGCTGCGTCGCGGCGTGGACCTGCTGATCGCCTGCCCGGGCCGCCTGCTCGATCACCTCGAGCGCCGCAGCGTGGACCTGTCGGGCATCGAGATCCTGGTGCTGGACGAGGCCGACCGCATGCTCGACATGGGCTTTTTGCCCTCGATCAAGCGCATCCTCGCAAAGCTGCCCAAGCAGAACCGGCAGACCCTGCTGTTCTCGGCGACCTTCGAGGAAGGCATCAAGCAGCTGGCCCGCGAGTTCATGCACAACCCGCAGGAAATCCAGGCCACGCCGAGCAACACCGTCGCCGACACCATCACCCACCGCGTGCACCCGGTCGATGGCGCGCGCAAGCGCGAGCTGCTGCTGCACCTGCTGGCCGCCGATTCGCGCATGCAGACCCTGGTGTTCGCGCGCACCAAGCACGGCGCCGACAAGCTGACCATGTTCCTGGACAAGTCCGGGCTGAAGACCGCCGCGATCCACGGCAACAAGAGCCAGGGCCAGCGCCTGCGCGCGCTGAGCGACTTCAAGGCCGGCCGCATCACCGTGCTGGTGGCGACCGACATCGCCGCGCGCGGCATCGACATCGACCAGCTGCCGAAGGTCATCAACTACGACCTGCCGATGGTCGCCGAGGACTACGTGCACCGCATCGGCCGTACCGGCCGCAACGGCTCGCAGGGCGAGGCGGTGTCGCTGGTGGCGCAGGACGAGGCCAAGCTGCTGCGCGCGATCGCGCGCATGCTCAAGCGCGACATGGACATCCGCGACGTGCCGGGCTTCGAGCCGTCCACGCCGATCCGCTGGGGCAACAACAATCCGGCCGACGAGCGTCCGGGCGGCCAGCGTCCGCCGCGCAAGAGCACCCATGCGCGGCGTCCGCACGGCGATGCGCCGTCGCATGCGCATGCCGGCCCGAAGAAGCCGGGCGGCAGCCAGCCCAACGGCGGGCGTCGCCAGGGCCAGGAGCGTCGCCAGGGCAACGGCGGCAACCGCCAGCCCAGCGCCGCGCGCTGA